A genomic region of Cydia amplana chromosome 5, ilCydAmpl1.1, whole genome shotgun sequence contains the following coding sequences:
- the LOC134647918 gene encoding succinate dehydrogenase assembly factor 4, mitochondrial-like — protein sequence MLRRTTSIFNIISPRGCGILIFKSHAHTTSTEASSQAEEPKTESKRLSEFRKKLRETTPINDLGEQPEFAANEKEDPLPAWPDNTNPHTGEVGGPRGPEPTRYGDWERKGRVTDF from the exons ATGTTGCGTAGGACTACcagtatttttaatataatatcacCGAGAG GCTgtggtattttaatttttaaaagccaTGCTCATACTACTAGCACTGAAGCTAGTAGTCAAGCCGAAGAACCCAAGACAGAATCTAAACGGTTGTCTGAATTTAggaaaaaattgagagaaaCTACTCCAATAAATGATCTTGGTGAGCAACCCGAATTTGCTGCTAATGAAAAAGAAGATCCACTTCCAGCTTGGCCAGACAATACCAATCCACATACAGGGGAGGTTGGAGGACCGAGGGGCCCAGAACCAACCAGATATGGAGACTGGGAAAGGAAAGGACGGGTAACAGATTTTTAA
- the LOC134647989 gene encoding WW domain-containing oxidoreductase-like, with amino-acid sequence MLVSNCFRGIRLTRHVNCRQIRTLAPQAYALIAGSAKTLINTAGRKLFGPTSDEIVRDVDLGDKYCLITGANGGLGLEMTRCLNERDAHVLMACRNTYAANFASKKVCKNLDRLSTGEVNLASLRSVKNFTDRLVAEDKKFDIVILNAGVFGIPRTITEDGLETIFQVNYLSQIYMLMNIEKLLSPNARIVFLTSESHRYVNWPLEKRLLPTEEMFSLPASEYTSIKAFNVSKLCCIFAMHYLGYRWMNTGRSVFSGTPGSFIRTNLCSNWWVYELLYMGLQPFNKSISQAAATPLYCATAPELEGMTAVHFKNCKRCEESELALDSHLSFRLFDMTLRMIDERVRHFESPLLEAKEKSKPEQTEKVAKEPIEDDLISSYSG; translated from the exons ATGCTGGTTTCGAATTGTTTTCGTGGAATACG GCTTACTAGGCACGTTAATTGTCGTCAAATAAGAACATTAGCGCCTCAAGCATATGCGTTGATTGCGGGTTCTGCTAAGACCCTTATAAATACAGCTGGACGTAAACTTTTTGGACCAACATCGGATGAG ATTGTTCGAGATGTTGACTTGGGAGATAAGTATTGTCTGATCACTGGTGCCAACGGCGGGCTCGGACTTGAGATGACGCGCTGCCTCAACGAGCGTGATGCCCACGTCCTTATGGCTTGTAGAAACACATACGCGGCCAATTTTGCCAGTAAGAAAGTCTGCAAGAACTTGGATCGTTTGAGTACAGGCGAAGTAAACTTGGCCTCGCTTCGATCTGTGAAGAATTTCACGGACCGTCTCGTGGCAGAAGACAA AAAATTCgacattgtaattttaaatgccGGTGTTTTTGGTATTCCACGGACTATCACGGAAGACGGATTGGAAACAATATTCCAAGTCAATTATTTAAGTCAAATATACATGCTGATGAACATTGAAAAACTTTTATCTCCTAATGCCCGCATAGTGTTTCTTACTTCCGAGTCTCACAG GTACGTAAATTGGCCTTTAGAGAAAAGGCTACTGCCTACCGAGGAGATGTTTTCGCTGCCGGCAAGTGAATATACTTCAATCAAGGCTTTCAACGTATCCAAGCTATGCTGCATTTTCGCGATGCACTACCTGGGCTACCGGTGGATGAACACGGGCCGGAGTGTGTTCAGCGGCACTCCCGGTTCGTTCATCAGAACAAACCTGTGCAGCAATTGGTGGGTCTACGAGTTGCTCTACATGGGCTTGCAACCGTTTAATAAGTCTATT TCTCAAGCCGCTGCCACGCCACTGTACTGCGCAACTGCGCCCGAGCTGGAGGGTATGACAGCCGTGCATTTCAAAAACTGCAAGCGCTGCGAGGAGAGCGAGCTGGCGCTCGATTCCCACCTGTCGTTCCGGCTTTTCGACATGACGCTGCGCATGATCGATGAGCGCGTGCGACACTTCGAGAGCCCGCTGCTCGAGGCTAAGGAAAAATCTAAGCCCGAACAAACTGAAAAAGTGGCTAAGGAGCCCATCGAGGACGACCTTATCTCTAGCTATTCAGGTTAA
- the LOC134647917 gene encoding pre-mRNA-splicing factor ATP-dependent RNA helicase DHX16: MSTSKRRYSSSGSDSAEETRKKDLKERDEFATRLKKRDEERVKKVAESSSKRSYEEAAKRLKLEAEDRDKLLPKLRVQSRRKYLEKRKDDKVVELEADIADDEYLFEESTLTEREKRERDHKKTILQLAKEHEKARELENVQRYHMPRDLGKGEKGEYVEVDENEKLPHSEQRKWEQEQIKSAFFKFGAKDAKAQNEYDLLLDEQIDFIQALQLEGTKEKKEEKEKSEYQKMRMTIEETKKSLPVYPFKESLIEAIRNYQILIVEGETGSGKTTQIPQYLYEAGFTDDGKKIGCTQPRRVAAMSVAARVAQEMNVKLGNEVGYSIRFEDCTSDRTVIKYMTDGTLHREFLSEPDLASYSVMIIDEAHERTLHTDILFGLVKDITRFRPDLKLLISSATLDAEKFSKFFDEAPIFRIPGRRFPVDIYYTKAPEADYIDACVVSVLQIHATQPLGDVLVFLTGQEEIETCVEMLQERTKRLGKKIRELLILPVYANLPSDMQAKIFEQTPEGARKVVLATNIAETSLTIDNIIYVIDPGFAKQNNFNSKTGMESLIVVPISKASANQRAGRAGRVAPGKCFRLYTAWAYKYELEDNTVPEIQRINLGNAVLTLKALGINDLIHFDFLDPPPHETLVLALEQLYALGALNHHGELTKAGRRMAEFPTDPMLAKMLLASEKYKCSEELVTIAAMLSVNSSVFYRPKDKIIHADTARKNFFHPSGDHLTLMNVYNQWVESDFSVQWCYENFIQYRSMKRARDVREQLAGLMERVEIEMVSSISEDSNIRKAITAGYFYHIAKFSKGGHYKTVKHNQTVMIHPNSALFEELPRWVIYHELVFTSKEFMRQVTEIESKWLLEVAPHYYKSKELEDSTNKKMPKTVGKSANSQ; encoded by the exons atgagtACCAGCAAGCGCAGATATTCATCATCTGGAAGCGACAGCGCTGAGGAAACTAGAAAAAAGGATCTTAAGGAACGAGATGAATTCGCAACACGACTGAAAAAACGTGATGAAGAAAGAGTTAAAAAGGTGGCCGAATCTTCTAGTAAAAGGTCATATGAAGAAGCTGCTAAGCGTCTGAAGTTGGAAGCCGAGGACCGGGACAAGTTGCTACCGAAGCTGCGCGTTCAGTCCCGCCGCAAGTATTTAGAGAAGAGGAAGGATGATAAGGTTGTCGAACTAGAGGCTGATATAGCGGATGATGAGTACCTCTTCGAAGAAAGCAC ATTAACAGAAAGAGAAAAGAGGGAAAGGGACCATAAAAAGACAATTCTACAATTGGCTAAAGAACATGAGAAGGCTAGAGAACTGGAAAATGTCCAGAGATACCACATGCCTCGGGATCTGGGGAAAGGAGAAAAAG GTGAATATGTTGAAGTAGATGAGAATGAGAAGCTGCCTCACTCAGAGCAGCGCAAGTGGGAACAGGAGCAGATCAAGTCGGCATTCTTCAAGTTTGGTGCCAAAGATGCCAAAGCTCAAAATGAATATGACCTCTTACTTGATGAGCAGATTGACTTCATACAGGCCCTGCAACTGGAAGGCACTAAAGAGAAAAAAGAAGAGAAGGAAAAATCTGAATACCAGAAAATGCGCATGACAATTGAGGAGACTAAAAAATCACTACCTGTTTACCCATTCAAAGAGTCATTGATAGAAGCCATAAGAAATTATCAAATCTTGATTGTGGAAGGAGAAACAGGCTCAGGGAAAACCACACAGATTCCACAATATCTTTATGAAGCTGGATTTACAgatgatggaaaaaaaattggaTGTACTCAACCAAGAAGAGTGGCAGCCATGTCTGTAGCAGCAAGAGTTGCACAGGAAATGAATGTTAAACTTGGAAATGAGGTTGGATACAGTATCCGATTTGAAGACTGCACATCAGATAGAACTGTAATTAAATACATGACAGATGGAACACTTCACAGAGAATTCTTATCGGAACCAGATCTGGCCTCATACAGTGTAATGATTATTGATGAAGCCCATGAGCGTACATTGCACACAGATATATTGTTCGGACTTGTCAAGGATATCACTAGATTCAGACCTGATTTAAAGTTACTTATATCAAGTGCAACATTAGATGCAGAAAAATTTTCAAAGTTTTTTGATGAAGCACCTATTTTCAGAATACCAGGAAGAAGATTTCCTGTCGATATTTACTATACAAAGGCTCCTGAGGCTGATTACATTGATGCTTGCGTAGTGTCAGTGTTGCAAATTCATGCCACTCAACCTCTCGGTGATGTTCTGGTGTTTCTTACTGGACAAGAGGAAATTGAAACTTGTGTGGAAATGTTACAAGAGAGAACTAAACGACTTGGCAAGAAAATTAGAGAACTGCTAATTTTACCAGTCTATGCTAATCTACCAAGTGATATGCAGGCTAAGATATTTGAACAGACACCTGAAGGTGCTCGCAAAGTTGTTTTGGCTACTAACATTGCTGAGACATCACTTACAATTGATAACATTATTTATGTTATAGACCCAGGGTTTGCTAAGCAAAACAACTTCAACTCAAAGACTGGTATGGAGAGTTTGATAGTGGTGCCAATTTCTAAGGCATCTGCTAACCAGAGAGCTGGTAGAGCAGGAAGAGTTGCTCCTGGCAAATGTTTCAGACTCTACACAGCGTGGGCCTACAAATACGAGCTTGAAGATAATACAGTACCTGAAATTCAGAGGATAAACTTAGGCAATGCTGTCCTAACATTGAAAGCCCTTGGAATCAATGATCTTATCCACTTTGATTTCCTAGATCCTCCACCACATGAGACACTGGTATTGGCATTGGAACAACTTTACGCTCTAGGAGCACTCAACCATCATGGGGAATTGACTAAAGCTGGAAGGAGAATGGCAGAATTTCCTACTGATCCCATGCTTGCGAAAATGTTACTAGCAAGTGAAAA ATACAAATGTTCAGAAGAGTTAGTTACAATAGCTGCCATGTTATCAGTCAATAGTTCGGTGTTCTATAGGCCTAAAGACAAGATTATTCATGCAGATACTGCCAGAAAGAACTTCTTCCATCCCTCTGGGGATCACCTAACACTGATGAATGTATACAACCAGTGGGTTGAGTCAGACTTCTCAGTGCAATGGTGTTATGAGAATTTTATCCAATACCGGTCCATGAAGAGAGCCCGCGATGTAAGGGAGCAGTTGGCAGGACTAATGGAACGAGTTGAGATTGAAATGGTCTCCAGCATTTCTGAAGACTCCAATATTCGAAAAGCAATCACTGCTGGCTATTTTTACCATATAGCAAAATTTTCTAAAGGCGGACATTATAAAACAGTAAAACACAATCAA ACAGTTATGATTCATCCGAACAGTGCATTATTTGAAGAGCTTCCCCGCTGGGTCATCTATCATGAGCTTGTGTTCACATCTAAAGAGTTCATGAGGCAAGTTACAGAAATAGAAAGCAAGTGGTTATTGGAGGTTGCACCCCACTATTACAAATCAAAAGAATTAGAAGATTCTACTAACAAAAAAATGCCTAAAACTGTTGGAAAATCTGCTAATAGCCAATAA